A stretch of the Rosa rugosa chromosome 5, drRosRugo1.1, whole genome shotgun sequence genome encodes the following:
- the LOC133708778 gene encoding uncharacterized protein LOC133708778 has product MSPSSDLLRRPFKRPLLSDQQRRRDLSLKRQEQSRDSQLHARRVSSALLSLPLEPGASSTEYYSDLHLASEVASKILKGGLDGRKWFQKQLMLPEWMIDVPHRLPQDWFVLARPAGERCLVVSYGGTTVSRRRNGTVLHRFPSALPDGCCRTKAQPSCSILDCIFHEMDQTYYVIDMLCWRDYSLYDCTAEFRFFWLKSKLAETRVCDPPSYYHRYRFSLVPRYTCDLTALHTAYTGAVPYVKDGLMFYNKHAHYQPGITPLALVWKDQNCSKYVVDTNNEGKVPSHQQIVLELQRDGKVTTSDNPPVVFGCLGLDLIQKLGTLQSACLLRFAIGDGGLTIVDGKLERADLHYLGKSNQARAFADSYSKIMFQSMVRGSSLKIDDLIAAISSSDDGANGPDVEMMDG; this is encoded by the coding sequence ATGTCACCTTCTTCCGATCTCCTCCGCCGTCCGTTCAAGAGGCCACTGCTCTCAGACCAGCAAAGGCGCAGAGATCTCTCTCTGAAGCGTCAAGAGCAAAGCCGTGATTCTCAGCTCCACGCCCGCCGCGTATCCTCCGCACTCCTCTCCCTCCCTCTAGAACCTGGAGCCTCCTCGACGGAGTACTACTCCGACTTGCACCTTGCCTCCGAGGTCGCTTCTAAGATTCTCAAAGGAGGCCTAGATGGTCGAAAGTGGTTTCAAAAGCAGCTCATGCTTCCCGAGTGGATGATCGACGTCCCTCATCGCTTGCCCCAAGACTGGTTTGTATTAGCCAGGCCAGCCGGGGAACGCTGCCTGGTTGTTTCATACGGCGGAACCACCGTCAGTAGGCGACGAAACGGCACCGTTCTTCATCGTTTCCCGTCTGCTTTACCCGATGGTTGCTGCAGGACCAAAGCACAACCTTCCTGTTCTATACTAGACTGTATATTTCACGAGATGGACCAGACTTATTATGTCATTGACATGTTGTGCTGGAGAGATTACTCTTTGTATGATTGCACGGCTGAGTTTAGGTTTTTTTGGTTAAAGTCTAAGCTAGCCGAGACCCGGGTTTGCGACCCTCCATCATATTATCATAGGTATAGATTCAGCTTGGTTCCTCGGTATACCTGTGATCTCACTGCCCTACACACAGCATATACCGGAGCGGTACCTTACGTAAAGGATGGTCTAATGTTTTATAATAAACATGCACATTATCAACCTGGCATAACACCCTTGGCCTTGGTTTGGAAGGATCAGAACTGTAGTAAATATGTTGTTGACacaaataatgaaggaaaggtCCCAAGCCATCAGCAGATAGTTTTGGAGCTGCAACGTGATGGAAAAGTGACTACATCTGATAATCCTCCCGTTGTATTTGGTTGCTTAGGTTTGGACTTGATACAGAAATTGGGAACATTGCAGTCAGCATGTCTTCTTCGTTTTGCTATTGGTGACGGAGGATTGACCATTGTGGATGGGAAGCTTGAGAGGGCAGATTTACATTACCTTGGCAAGTCCAACCAGGCACGTGCATTCGCAGATAGTTACTCCAAAATTATGTTTCAAAGTATGGTTCGAGGATCTTCTCTTAAAATTGATGATCTGATAGCAGCAATTAGTTCATCCGACGATGGAGCAAACGGACCTGATGTTGAGATGATGGATGGTTAA